The Camelus bactrianus isolate YW-2024 breed Bactrian camel chromosome 12, ASM4877302v1, whole genome shotgun sequence genome includes a window with the following:
- the PRICKLE1 gene encoding prickle-like protein 1 produces the protein MPLEMEPKMGKLAFGCQRSSTSDDDSGCALEEYAWVPPGLRPEQIQLYFACLPEEKVPYVNSPGEKHRIKQLLYQLPPHDNEVRYCQTLSEEEKKELQVFSAQRKKEALGRGTIKLLSRAVMHAVCEQCGLKINGGEIAVFASRAGPGVCWHPSCFVCFTCNELLVDLIYFYQDGKIHCGRHHAELLKPRCSACDEIIFADECTEAEGRHWHMKHFCCLECETVLGGQRYIMKDGRPFCCGCFESLYAEYCETCGEHIGVDHAQMTYGGQHWHATEACFSCAQCKASLLGCPFLPKQGQIYCSKTCSLGEDVHASDSSDSAFQSARSRDSRRSVRMGKSSRSADQCRQSLLLAPALNYKFPGLSDNADDTLSRKLDDLSLSRQGAGFVNEEFWKGRVEHETPEDPEEWAEHEDYMTQLLLKFGDKSLFQQQPSETDIRASEHWISDNMVKNKTELKQNNQSLASKKYQSDMYWAQSQDGLGDSAYGSHPGPGSSRRLQELDLDPGASGYNHEQAQWYEDSLECLSDLKPEQSVRDSMDSLALSNITGASVDGESKPRPSLYSLQNFEEMEAEDCEKMSNMGTLNSSMLHRSAESLKSLSSDLCAEKIMPEEKPVHLPVLRRSKSQSRPQQVKFSDDVIDHGSYENIEVRQPPMSERTRRRVYHFEERGARPHHHHHRRRRSRKSRSDNALNLVTERKYSPKARLRLYTPDNYEKFIQSKSAREVQAYVQGADLYGQYAHATSDYALQSPGVHRFLGLCGEDDDSWCSSSTSSSSDSEEEGYFLGQPIPQPRPQRYACYTDDLSSPAPALPSPQFGPRTTKSKKKKGHKGKNCIIS, from the exons ATGCCTTTGGAGATGGAGCCCAAGATGGGCAAGCTGGCCTTCGGCTGCCAGAGGAGCTCCACGTCGGACGACGATTCGGGCTGCGCGCTGGAGGAGTACGCCTGGGTGCCCCCGGGGCTCCGACCCGAGCAG ATCCAGCTCTACTTTGCTTGCTTGCCGGAGGAAAAGGTCCCTTATGTTAACAGCCCTGGAGAGAAACATCGAATTAAACAGCTTTTGTACCAGTTGCCACCACATGATAATGAG GTGCGATATTGCCAGACTTTGAGcgaggaggagaaaaaagagcTGCAGGTGTTCAGTGCTCAGCGGAAGAAAGAAGCACTTGGAAGAGGAACGATTAAACTTCTGTCCAGAGCAGTGATGCATGCTGTGTGCGAGCAG tgtggGTTGAAGATCAACGGAGGAGAAATCGCCGTGTTCGCCTCGCGAGCGGGCCCCGGCGTGTGCTGGCACCCGTCCTGTTTTGTCTGCTTCACGTGTAACGAACTGCTGGTCGACCTCATCTATTTTTATCAGGATGGAAAAATCCACTGTGGCAGGCACCACGCTGAACTGCTGAAGCCCCGGTGTTCCGCCTGCGACGAG ATCATCTTTGCCGACGAGTGCACAGAAGCCGAGGGCCGCCACTGGCACATGAAGCACTTCTGCTGCCTCGAGTGTGAGACGGTGCTGGGGGGGCAGAGGTACATCATGAAGGACGGCCGCCCCTTCTGCTGTGGCTGCTTCGAGTCCCTGTACGCCGAGTACTGCGAGACCTGTGGGGAGCACATCG GTGTGGACCACGCGCAGATGACCTACGGTGGGCAGCACTGGCACGCGACAGAGGCCTGCTTTTCCTGCGCCCAGTGCAAAGCCTCCCTGCTGGGGTGTCCCTTCCTCCCCAAGCAGGGTCAGATCTACTGCTCCAAGACGTGCAGCCTCGGGGAAGACGTCCACGCCTCGGACTCCTCCGACTCTGCCTTCCAGTCGGCTCGGTCGAGGGACTCCAGAAGGAGCGTCCGCATGGGCAAGAGCAGCCGGTCAGCAGACCAGTGTCGCCAGTCTCTCCTCTTGGCCCCGGCTCTGAACTACAAGTTCCCCGGCCTCTCAGACAACGCTGACGACACCCTTTCTCGGAAACTGGATGATCTGAGCCTTTCCCGGCAAGGAGCAGGTTTTGTCAATGAAGAATTCTGGAAAGGCCGGGTGGAGCACGAAACCCCAGAAGACCCTGAAGAGTGGGCCGAGCATGAAGATTACATGACGCAGCTCCTCCTCAAGTTTGGTGATAAAAGCCTCTTTCAGCAGCAGCCCAGCGAGACGGACATTCGAGCCAGCGAGCACTGGATATCTGATAACATGGTTAAAAATAAGACCGAGTTGAAGCAAAATAACCAGAGCCTTGCAAGTAAAAAATACCAGTCTGATATGTATTGGGCGCAGTCCCAAGATGGACTGGGCGATTCTGCGTATGGCAGCCACCCAGGCCCCGGCAGCAGTCGAAGGCTCCAGGAGTTGGATCTGGACCCCGGGGCCTCGGGATACAATCACGAGCAAGCACAGTGGTACGAAGATTCCCTGGAGTGTCTGTCAGACTTGAAACCAGAGCAGAGTGTTCGAGATTCCATGGATTCTTTGGCTTTGTCTAATATCACAG GGGCTTCGGTGGACGGAGAGAGCAAGCCGAGGCCGTCGTTATATTCTCTGCAGAACTTCGAGGAGATGGAGGCAGAAGACTGCGAGAAGATGAGCAACATGGGGACCCTGAACTCGTCCATGCTGCACAGGAGCGCCGAGTCCTTGAAGAGCCTGAGTTCAGACCTGTGTGCGGAGAAGATCATGCCCGAGGAGAAGCCAGTGCACCTGCCGGTGCTCAGAAGGTCCAAGTCCCAGTCGCGGCCGCAGCAGGTCAAGTTCTCGGATGACGTCATTGACCACGGGAGCTACGAGAACATCGAGGTCCGGCAGCCCCCGATGAGCGAGCGCACGCGGAGGCGCGTGTACCACTTCGAAGAGCGCGGGGCGCGGccgcatcaccaccaccaccgccgccggCGAAGCCGCAAGTCCCGCTCGGACAACGCCCTGAATCTCGTGACGGAAAGGAAGTACTCGCCCAAGGCCAGGCTGCGGCTCTACACCCCCGACAACTACGAGAAGTTCATACAGAGTAAAAGCGCCCGCGAGGTGCAGGCGTACGTCCAGGGCGCCGACCTGTACGGCCAGTACGCGCACGCCACCTCCGATTACGCCCTGCAGAGCCCGGGCGTCCACCGCTTTCTGGGGCTCTGCGGGGAGGATGACGACTCCTGgtgctcctcctccacctcctcgtCCTCCGACTCCGAAGAGGAAGGGTATTTTCTGGGACAACCCATCCCTCAACCTCGGCCGCAGAGATACGCCTGCTACACAGACGACCTTTCTAGCCCCGCTCCTGCACTGCCCAGCCCCCAGTTTGGTCCGAGGACAACTAAATCCAAGAAGAAAAAGGGACACAAGGGCAAAAACTGTATCATATCCTAA